The Yoonia sp. SS1-5 genome contains a region encoding:
- a CDS encoding DUF882 domain-containing protein: MMKNDSSGMTRRGLLGAFAATAVAAAPTYSNAAGFLRGAGDIRRIAMHSGRTGERIETIYWIDGDYIADAVREINIFMRDWRTGEAIQMDLRTIDIMSASLNLMATDEPYLLLSGYRSPKTNAMLRSRSSGVARNSLHMRGQAADLRLRSRSTEQMANAAIACRAGGVGRYRGSNFVHMDCGPIRSWRG; encoded by the coding sequence ATGATGAAAAATGACTCCTCGGGCATGACCCGGCGTGGATTATTGGGTGCTTTTGCCGCGACAGCTGTTGCAGCGGCGCCTACTTACAGCAATGCGGCAGGCTTCCTGCGCGGTGCCGGCGATATCCGCCGGATCGCGATGCATTCGGGTCGGACGGGTGAACGGATCGAGACGATCTACTGGATTGACGGCGACTACATCGCCGATGCGGTGCGCGAGATTAACATTTTCATGCGCGATTGGCGGACAGGTGAAGCGATCCAGATGGATTTGCGCACCATCGACATCATGTCGGCATCCCTGAACCTGATGGCCACTGACGAACCCTATCTGCTTTTGTCCGGCTACCGGTCCCCAAAGACAAATGCGATGCTGCGCAGCCGGTCATCCGGTGTGGCGCGCAACTCGCTGCACATGCGGGGTCAGGCTGCTGATCTGCGCCTGCGCAGCCGCAGCACGGAACAGATGGCCAACGCGGCGATCGCCTGCCGGGCTGGTGGTGTGGGTCGCTATCGCGGGTCCAACTTTGTCCATATGGATTGCGGTCCAATCCGCAGCTGGCGCGGTTAA